In Actinomycetota bacterium, the genomic window CGCTGACCGCTGCGGCCACCTCCTCCGCCTGGCGCCGCTTCAACCAGATGGTGCCGACCACGCCGAGGTCCACCGGCAGCGTGCCCGCCGCACCCAGGGCGGGCTGGAGGGCGTCGCGCACCGAGGTGAACCCCGGAGGCCGCTGGGCGGGCTCCCGGATGACCAGGGCCCGCAGCGCCACCTCCTGCTGGTGGGCGAGCTCGGCCAGTTGGGCGACGGCGGCAGGCGAAGCGGGCCCGGCGGCCGCCAGTTCCCTACCCCGCTTGTGCACCAGGGCGAGGGCTTGGAGCACCGAGTCGTGGATCTGGCGGGCGAGGTTGTCCCGTTCCCGGAGCCGGACGACCTGCGCCTGCTCCCGCAGCGCCTCGCTCATGGCGTCCTCCAGGCCCCGGGCGGTCCGGTCCACCAGCCGGGCGAACCCCCCGATGACCCCGCCGGCGAGCAGGTAGCCGATGCTGCTATTGAGGAGCGCGGCCGGGTGGCCGGTGGCGGCCAGCCCGTTGAGGGGCCTCGCGAACACGACGGCCACGGACATCGCCGCCCCGGCTCCGAGCCCGCCGTAGGGGCCGAGCGCCAGGCCCCAGGCGACCACTGCCGAGATGGGGTAGAGCGTGCCGAGCGAGGGGCCGCGGTCAAGCCCTCCGGGGTGCTTTGCGATGCCGCCGACCAGCACCAGGGCGGCCCCGAGGGCGAGGTCGATACCGAGCTCCACCGGGCGTTGTACGGGGCGGCGGGTCAGCCACGCCGTCCAGACCAAGAGGACGCCGATGGTGCTCCAGGTGACAACCGGATGCGCCGTCCCCGCCGTGCCGGTGGCGGCCAGGACCGCCACCCAGGCCAGCGACAGCCAGCGGAAGATGAGCAGGCCCTGGGCGGGGATCCGCCGGGCTTCGTCGGCGACCTCGGTGAGCGGCTTCACGGGGCCTGATGCTGGAGGTGGTCGGGGTGGGCTCCTCGGGTGCCGCCCTACGACGAGGCGAGCCCCACCGCCAACATGGCGATGCCCAGGACGAAGGCCACGCCGACGCCCACCAGAACCATCTGGCTCCACTGCGCAGTGCTGTACTGCACCTTGGTCATCCGGCGCTTGCCGTGCAGGTACTCCTGCGGGGTCGGCGGGCGGCCGCCCCAGTGGCGCCGCTCGTTGGCACCGATCAGGAAGGCGACGAACACGACGGCGGCCCCGGCGATGACCGCGGCGCCCAGTGGCCCCACCGGGTTGACGGAAGCTGACGCGGCGACGGCGAGCAGGCCCACGGCGCTGATCCTACCCCGGTCGGGTCCGGGCTCGGTGTGCCCGCCTGTGCCCCCGGAAC contains:
- a CDS encoding ATP-binding protein, translated to MKPLTEVADEARRIPAQGLLIFRWLSLAWVAVLAATGTAGTAHPVVTWSTIGVLLVWTAWLTRRPVQRPVELGIDLALGAALVLVGGIAKHPGGLDRGPSLGTLYPISAVVAWGLALGPYGGLGAGAAMSVAVVFARPLNGLAATGHPAALLNSSIGYLLAGGVIGGFARLVDRTARGLEDAMSEALREQAQVVRLRERDNLARQIHDSVLQALALVHKRGRELAAAGPASPAAVAQLAELAHQQEVALRALVIREPAQRPPGFTSVRDALQPALGAAGTLPVDLGVVGTIWLKRRQAEEVAAAVSEALANVVEHAQATRVSVFAEQEDTVVLVSVRDDGRGFTFDEAALRAAHKAGILGSMKGRIEDLGGSISITSAPGRGTEVEFRLPAVQPGGD